The following coding sequences lie in one Bordetella genomosp. 9 genomic window:
- a CDS encoding M23 family metallopeptidase, translating into MISGPQQKGDRRTSPGASSLPSSHTPSRRSRIVRAAALATALGLFAAAAAVGMVQQHPAAELPPTRTIEKVMSLTSDEYQVGATSSAPYISETRIRRGDTLAAVLQRLHLDNDALQAFLTHDPSARSIYKLYPGRSVQAATDADGKLVWLRYIHTPGNDSEGQVVTRFLEVRPQGDGYAAREMTEDTDRQVRVAMGTITSSLFAATDAAGIPDSVTLQMADILGSKIDFLRNLRQGDQFRVVYETRSHDGRYAGAGRVLALQFENQGKLYNAVWFSQDGGATGSYYDFDGTSLRGAFLRTALKFSRISSTFGMRMHPIHKTWTGHKGVDYAAPIGTPIHSTSDGVVEFAGVQNGYGNVVIVQHDNKYSTLYAHQSRIAPGIRKGVRVTQGEVIGYVGQTGWATGPHLHYEFRINDKPVDPLSVDLPVAQKLEGKSAVAFAKEAAVYKSQLNMLAQFQQSMPGTALASAADASAN; encoded by the coding sequence ATGATTTCAGGCCCTCAACAAAAGGGGGACCGCCGCACCAGCCCCGGCGCCTCCAGCCTGCCTTCCTCCCACACTCCCTCCCGCCGTTCCCGAATCGTCCGCGCGGCCGCCCTGGCCACCGCGCTGGGCCTGTTTGCCGCCGCAGCCGCCGTTGGCATGGTGCAGCAGCACCCCGCCGCCGAACTGCCGCCGACCCGGACCATCGAAAAAGTCATGTCGCTGACCTCGGACGAGTACCAGGTCGGCGCCACGTCCTCGGCCCCGTACATCAGCGAAACCCGCATCCGCCGCGGCGACACCCTGGCGGCGGTGCTGCAGCGGCTGCACCTGGACAATGATGCGTTGCAGGCCTTCCTGACGCACGACCCCAGCGCACGCAGTATTTACAAGCTTTATCCGGGCCGCTCCGTGCAGGCCGCGACCGACGCCGACGGCAAGCTGGTCTGGCTGCGCTATATCCATACGCCGGGCAACGATTCCGAAGGCCAGGTGGTGACCCGGTTCCTGGAAGTCCGGCCCCAGGGCGACGGCTACGCCGCGCGGGAAATGACGGAAGACACGGACCGCCAGGTCCGCGTCGCCATGGGCACGATCACGTCCTCGCTGTTCGCCGCGACCGACGCGGCCGGCATTCCGGACTCGGTCACGCTGCAGATGGCCGACATCCTTGGCTCGAAGATCGATTTCCTGCGCAACCTTCGCCAGGGCGACCAGTTCCGCGTGGTGTACGAAACGCGTTCCCACGACGGGCGCTACGCCGGCGCGGGCCGCGTGCTGGCCCTGCAGTTCGAGAACCAAGGCAAGCTGTACAACGCGGTATGGTTCAGCCAGGATGGCGGCGCCACCGGCTCCTACTACGATTTCGACGGCACCAGCCTGCGCGGCGCGTTCCTGCGCACTGCCCTGAAATTCAGCCGCATCAGCTCGACCTTCGGCATGAGGATGCATCCCATCCATAAAACCTGGACGGGGCACAAGGGCGTGGACTATGCGGCGCCCATCGGCACGCCGATCCATAGCACTTCCGACGGCGTGGTGGAATTCGCCGGCGTGCAGAACGGCTACGGAAACGTGGTGATCGTCCAGCACGACAACAAATATTCGACGCTGTACGCGCACCAAAGCCGTATTGCGCCGGGTATCCGCAAGGGCGTGCGCGTAACCCAGGGCGAAGTCATCGGCTATGTCGGCCAGACCGGCTGGGCGACGGGGCCGCATCTGCACTACGAATTCCGCATCAACGACAAGCCCGTGGATCCGCTGTCGGTCGATCTGCCGGTGGCCCAGAAGCTCGAAGGCAAGAGCGCCGTGGCGTTCGCCAAGGAAGCCGCGGTCTATAAGTCGCAGCTGAACATGCTGGCTCAGTTCCAGCAATCCATGCCGGGCACGGCGCTGGCCAGCGCGGCCGACGCCAGCGCAAACTGA
- a CDS encoding anhydro-N-acetylmuramic acid kinase yields the protein MNLPDNLYIGLMSGTSTDGVDGVLARIPGDGRPDVLAEASLPMPAALRRELLSLNAPGEDELARGALASAALAECYAQVTAELLHTAAVDAAHIAAIGAHGQTVRHRPDLGYTIQLNAPALLAERTGIPVVADFRTRDVAAGGQGAPLVPAFHAAIFATEAPRAVLNLGGIANVTLLAPGCPVTGFDTGPANMLLDVWCQRHTGQPFDRDGAFAATGTVDQNILEYLLSSEPWLGQRPPKSTGRDLFNAAWLDARLNAWEGYCRRLAPADIQATLQRFTASTVAQAIEREAPATRDVLVCGGGARNAGLMRDLAECLNRPVVPTDDHGVPAQSVEAFAFAWLAYAHIHRIPAGLPTVTGARGARVLGALYPA from the coding sequence ATGAACCTGCCGGACAACCTATATATCGGCCTGATGTCCGGCACCAGTACCGACGGCGTGGACGGAGTGCTCGCCCGCATCCCCGGCGACGGCCGGCCAGACGTACTGGCCGAAGCCAGCCTTCCCATGCCAGCCGCGCTGCGGCGCGAGCTGCTTTCGCTGAATGCGCCGGGCGAGGACGAGCTGGCGCGTGGCGCATTGGCCTCGGCCGCCCTGGCGGAATGTTATGCGCAGGTCACGGCGGAGCTATTGCATACCGCTGCGGTGGACGCCGCGCATATCGCGGCCATCGGCGCCCATGGCCAGACGGTGAGACATCGCCCGGATCTGGGATACACCATCCAGTTGAACGCGCCGGCCCTGCTTGCGGAGCGTACCGGCATCCCCGTCGTGGCGGATTTCCGGACGCGCGACGTGGCTGCCGGCGGCCAAGGCGCGCCTCTGGTGCCCGCATTCCATGCGGCGATCTTCGCCACCGAAGCGCCTCGGGCCGTGCTGAATCTGGGGGGCATTGCCAACGTCACCCTGCTCGCGCCCGGCTGCCCCGTCACCGGCTTCGATACCGGCCCGGCCAACATGCTTCTGGACGTATGGTGCCAGCGGCATACGGGTCAGCCTTTCGACCGGGACGGCGCCTTTGCAGCCACCGGCACGGTAGACCAGAACATCCTCGAGTATCTTTTGTCCAGCGAGCCATGGCTGGGACAGCGTCCGCCCAAGTCCACTGGGCGAGACCTGTTCAACGCCGCATGGCTGGACGCGCGGCTGAACGCCTGGGAAGGGTATTGCCGGCGTCTGGCCCCAGCAGACATTCAGGCCACCCTGCAGCGATTCACGGCCAGCACGGTGGCGCAGGCGATCGAACGGGAAGCCCCTGCAACGCGGGATGTGCTGGTATGCGGAGGCGGCGCGCGCAACGCCGGCCTGATGCGCGATCTTGCCGAATGCCTGAACCGCCCGGTGGTCCCGACCGACGACCACGGCGTGCCGGCGCAGTCAGTGGAAGCCTTTGCGTTCGCCTGGCTCGCCTATGCGCACATCCATCGCATACCGGCGGGCCTGCCCACCGTAACGGGCGCGCGCGGAGCGCGGGTGCTGGGCGCGCTGTACCCCGCGTGA
- the erpA gene encoding iron-sulfur cluster insertion protein ErpA: protein MNAVTETVDLQSAPPTPLIFTDAAAAKVKDLLAEEGNPDLKLRVFVQGGGCSGFQYGFTFDEVVNEDDTTLDKDGVQLLVDPMSFQYLVGAEIDYKEDLEGAQFVIRNPNATTTCGCGSSFSV, encoded by the coding sequence ATGAACGCAGTTACCGAAACCGTCGATCTGCAGTCGGCCCCGCCGACCCCGCTTATCTTCACCGATGCCGCCGCGGCCAAGGTCAAGGATCTCCTCGCCGAGGAAGGCAACCCCGACCTGAAGCTCCGCGTGTTCGTTCAGGGCGGCGGCTGCTCCGGCTTCCAGTACGGTTTCACCTTCGATGAGGTCGTGAACGAAGACGACACCACGCTCGACAAGGACGGCGTCCAGCTGCTGGTGGACCCCATGAGTTTCCAATACCTGGTCGGCGCGGAAATCGACTACAAGGAAGATCTGGAAGGCGCGCAGTTCGTCATTCGCAACCCCAACGCGACGACGACCTGCGGCTGCGGGTCCTCTTTCTCGGTCTGA
- a CDS encoding DUF6776 family protein: MTATRSDGVPSRRRAGFRTGVLVGLLVAAAAFAAAWRMPFSGPSGASAAEQAAALRAQLEQSQAQTQSLQGQLAATEAELAVEQAARRALENSLGALQTQAGELRDRLAFYDQLLPAGPAGTVTLRAVQLVRVPSGLRYRVLLMRAVRPGQPPFVGALRFTVTGEREGEPVQLTLTPLQAADAAAAAHGGAPAPSDKEAEGAPIAATALPDGLIPLEMDQYRTSEGILALPPDFTPSEATVDVVQNGVVLTSQQVPVTF, from the coding sequence ATGACCGCCACCCGGTCCGATGGCGTCCCATCCCGCCGCCGTGCCGGGTTTCGCACTGGCGTCCTGGTCGGTCTGCTGGTCGCGGCCGCCGCGTTCGCTGCGGCTTGGCGGATGCCGTTTTCCGGGCCGTCGGGCGCATCGGCCGCCGAGCAGGCGGCCGCTTTGCGGGCGCAGCTCGAGCAATCGCAGGCGCAGACACAGTCACTGCAAGGCCAGCTCGCCGCCACGGAAGCGGAGCTGGCTGTCGAGCAGGCTGCGCGCCGCGCCCTCGAGAACAGTCTCGGGGCGCTGCAAACTCAGGCGGGCGAACTTCGCGATCGGCTGGCGTTCTACGACCAACTGCTGCCCGCCGGGCCCGCCGGCACAGTGACCCTGCGCGCGGTGCAGCTGGTCCGCGTGCCTTCGGGTTTGCGTTACCGGGTGCTGCTCATGCGCGCCGTCCGCCCTGGGCAGCCGCCGTTCGTGGGGGCCCTTCGGTTTACCGTCACGGGTGAGCGGGAAGGCGAACCCGTCCAGCTCACGCTCACGCCGCTGCAGGCGGCCGATGCCGCGGCGGCGGCCCACGGCGGCGCCCCTGCGCCATCCGATAAGGAGGCCGAAGGGGCGCCGATCGCTGCAACCGCTTTGCCCGACGGCTTGATTCCTCTGGAAATGGACCAATATCGGACCAGCGAGGGGATTCTGGCGCTGCCCCCCGATTTCACGCCGTCCGAAGCTACCGTGGACGTGGTCCAGAACGGCGTGGTGCTGACCTCCCAGCAAGTTCCTGTCACATTTTGA
- the argC gene encoding N-acetyl-gamma-glutamyl-phosphate reductase, translated as MAQASSTRVKVGIVGGTGYTGVELLRLLSQHPNAELTAITSRKEDGMPVADMFPNLRGRVNLAFSTPEKAPLTECDVVFFATPHGVAMAQAQTLLAAGTRIIDLAADFRLQDTGVFEKWYKMPHACPDVLAEAVYGIPELNRERVAKARVVGNPGCYPTTVALGLAPLLENGARLVDTQTLIADCKSGVSGAGRKAEVGLLFSEASDNFKAYGVSGHRHHPEIVEQLQRMAGGKVGLTFVPHLVPMIRGMHSTIYARILPEARDTDFQALYEKRYADEAFVDVMPPGSLPETRSVRASNDLRIALHRPDGGDLLVILVVQDNLVKGAAGQAVQNMNVMFGLPENAGLGHVAVLP; from the coding sequence ATGGCACAAGCATCCAGCACACGCGTGAAGGTCGGCATCGTCGGCGGAACCGGATACACCGGCGTCGAGCTGCTGCGCCTGTTGTCGCAGCACCCCAATGCCGAACTCACGGCCATTACGTCCCGAAAGGAAGACGGCATGCCGGTGGCCGACATGTTCCCCAACCTGCGCGGGCGCGTGAACCTGGCGTTTTCCACACCTGAAAAGGCGCCGTTGACGGAATGCGACGTGGTGTTTTTCGCCACGCCGCACGGCGTCGCCATGGCGCAGGCGCAAACCCTGTTGGCTGCCGGCACGCGCATTATCGACTTGGCGGCGGACTTCCGCCTGCAGGACACCGGCGTCTTCGAGAAGTGGTACAAGATGCCGCACGCTTGCCCGGACGTCCTTGCCGAAGCCGTGTACGGGATCCCGGAACTCAACCGCGAACGCGTGGCCAAGGCGCGTGTCGTCGGCAATCCCGGGTGCTATCCCACCACCGTGGCGCTGGGGCTTGCGCCCTTGCTCGAAAACGGCGCCCGGCTGGTCGACACCCAGACCCTTATCGCCGACTGCAAATCCGGCGTATCGGGCGCCGGCCGCAAGGCCGAGGTCGGCCTGCTGTTTTCCGAAGCCAGCGACAACTTCAAAGCCTATGGCGTGTCCGGACACCGCCACCATCCGGAAATCGTGGAGCAGTTGCAGCGCATGGCGGGCGGCAAGGTGGGACTCACCTTCGTGCCGCATCTCGTCCCCATGATTCGCGGCATGCACTCGACGATCTACGCCCGTATCCTGCCCGAAGCGCGCGATACGGACTTCCAGGCCTTGTACGAAAAGCGCTATGCCGATGAGGCGTTCGTGGACGTGATGCCTCCAGGAAGCCTGCCCGAGACCCGCTCGGTGCGTGCGTCCAACGATTTGCGCATCGCCTTGCATCGGCCCGACGGCGGCGACCTGCTGGTCATCCTGGTCGTCCAGGACAACCTGGTCAAGGGCGCCGCTGGACAGGCGGTCCAGAACATGAACGTGATGTTCGGTTTGCCGGAGAACGCCGGGCTGGGTCACGTCGCCGTATTGCCCTGA
- the rpsI gene encoding 30S ribosomal protein S9, whose protein sequence is MIGNWNYGTGRRKTSVARVFLKKGTGKIVVNGKPVDEFFARETGRMVVRQPLELTGHLESFDVKVNVHGGGESGQAGAVRHGITRALIDYDATLKPALSQAGLVTRDAREVERKKVGLRKARRRKQFSKR, encoded by the coding sequence ATGATCGGTAACTGGAATTACGGAACCGGCCGTCGCAAAACGTCGGTGGCCCGCGTGTTCCTCAAGAAAGGCACGGGCAAGATCGTCGTCAACGGCAAGCCCGTCGACGAATTCTTCGCGCGCGAAACCGGCCGCATGGTCGTCCGCCAGCCGCTGGAGCTCACTGGTCACCTGGAGTCGTTCGACGTCAAGGTCAACGTCCATGGCGGCGGCGAGTCTGGCCAGGCCGGCGCGGTGCGCCACGGCATCACGCGTGCCCTCATCGACTACGACGCCACGCTCAAGCCCGCCCTGTCGCAGGCTGGCCTGGTGACCCGCGATGCGCGAGAAGTCGAACGTAAAAAGGTCGGCCTCCGCAAGGCACGTCGGCGCAAGCAGTTCAGCAAGCGCTAA
- the rplM gene encoding 50S ribosomal protein L13 → MKTFVAKPHEVKREWFVIDAKGKVLGRVASEVAHRLRGKHKPEFTPHVDTGDYIVIINAAEIVVTGNKAQDKKYFRHTTYPGGIRETNFEKLQQRFPGRAIQKAVKGMLPKGPLGYAMIKKLKVYAGAEHPHTAQQPKPLEI, encoded by the coding sequence ATGAAGACCTTTGTGGCAAAGCCGCATGAAGTCAAGCGTGAGTGGTTTGTGATCGACGCAAAGGGCAAAGTCCTCGGTCGTGTGGCCAGCGAAGTCGCACACCGCCTGCGTGGCAAGCACAAACCCGAATTCACGCCTCACGTCGATACGGGCGATTACATCGTCATCATCAACGCGGCGGAAATCGTCGTTACCGGGAACAAGGCGCAGGACAAGAAGTACTTCCGCCACACCACGTACCCGGGCGGCATCCGCGAGACCAACTTCGAGAAGCTGCAGCAGCGCTTCCCGGGCCGCGCCATCCAGAAGGCGGTCAAGGGCATGCTGCCGAAGGGTCCCCTCGGCTATGCCATGATCAAGAAACTGAAGGTGTACGCCGGTGCCGAGCACCCGCACACTGCCCAGCAGCCCAAGCCGCTGGAAATCTAA
- a CDS encoding ABC transporter ATP-binding protein: MTAMLEIRGLEVNYGHIEAVRGVDMALQPGEITALVGANGAGKSTTLLALSGLLPKAKGSVFFEGEDITRLSPHQIVARGIVQVPEGRAILTTMTVRENLELGAYRRGRADTAADLDYVFNLFPRLKERLDGVAGNLSGGEQQMLAIGRALMAKPRLLLLDEPSMGLAPIVVQEIFRALRAINADGLTLFLVEQNVRQALKIAQHGYVLENGALALSGTGRELMDHPRVLEAYLGG, encoded by the coding sequence GTGACCGCCATGCTGGAAATCCGCGGGCTGGAAGTGAATTACGGCCATATCGAAGCCGTGCGCGGCGTGGACATGGCGCTGCAGCCCGGCGAAATCACCGCGCTCGTCGGCGCCAATGGGGCGGGGAAGTCGACCACCCTGCTGGCGTTGTCCGGCCTGCTGCCCAAAGCCAAGGGCTCGGTTTTCTTCGAAGGCGAAGACATTACCCGGCTGTCGCCGCATCAAATCGTGGCGCGCGGGATCGTGCAGGTCCCGGAGGGGCGCGCCATCCTGACGACCATGACGGTGCGCGAAAACCTGGAACTGGGCGCCTATCGCCGTGGCCGGGCCGATACGGCGGCGGATCTGGATTACGTTTTCAATCTGTTCCCGCGGCTGAAGGAGCGGCTGGACGGTGTGGCGGGCAACCTGTCTGGCGGCGAGCAGCAGATGCTCGCCATCGGACGCGCCCTGATGGCCAAGCCGCGTCTGCTGCTGCTGGACGAGCCGTCCATGGGGTTGGCGCCCATCGTCGTGCAGGAGATTTTCCGTGCACTGCGCGCGATCAACGCCGACGGTTTGACCCTGTTCCTCGTCGAACAGAACGTCAGGCAGGCGCTGAAGATCGCGCAGCACGGCTATGTGCTGGAAAACGGGGCGCTGGCATTGTCGGGGACAGGTCGGGAGCTGATGGACCATCCCCGCGTGCTCGAAGCCTATCTGGGCGGCTAG
- a CDS encoding ABC transporter ATP-binding protein: MLELASISMRFGGLHVLQDVNLQVPQGSIFGLIGPNGAGKTTVFNIITGLLRPSGGQVRFDGRSLIGAAPHQITRAGIARTFQNIRLFKEMTLLQNVVVGAYRHMDYGVPGMLFSLPGFRRHETRARERALELLSWMKLDHKAYDLADNLSYGEQRRLELARALATEPRLLLLDEPVAGMNTGERAELMREIEAIRGRGYTILMIEHDMRFVMGLCETIAVLNFGKIIASGPPEAIRSNEQVIEAYLGRDDEEDAPPQPAGDRRAVQ, translated from the coding sequence ATGCTTGAGCTCGCGTCCATCTCCATGCGTTTCGGCGGCCTGCACGTGCTGCAGGACGTGAATCTGCAGGTGCCGCAAGGCAGTATCTTCGGCCTGATCGGACCCAACGGCGCCGGTAAGACCACCGTATTCAACATCATCACGGGGCTTCTGCGGCCCAGCGGCGGTCAGGTGCGATTCGACGGCCGCAGTTTGATCGGGGCCGCGCCGCACCAGATCACGCGCGCGGGCATCGCGCGCACCTTCCAGAACATCCGGTTGTTCAAGGAGATGACCCTGCTCCAGAACGTCGTGGTGGGGGCCTATCGGCATATGGACTATGGCGTGCCCGGCATGCTGTTCAGCCTGCCCGGGTTCCGGCGCCATGAGACGCGCGCCCGGGAGCGCGCGCTGGAGCTGCTGTCCTGGATGAAGCTCGACCACAAGGCGTACGACCTGGCGGACAATCTGTCCTATGGCGAACAGCGCCGCCTGGAACTCGCACGGGCTTTGGCGACGGAGCCTCGTCTGTTGCTGCTGGACGAGCCGGTGGCGGGCATGAATACGGGCGAGCGGGCCGAACTGATGCGCGAAATCGAGGCCATCCGGGGGCGCGGCTATACGATCCTCATGATCGAGCACGATATGCGTTTCGTCATGGGGTTGTGCGAAACCATCGCGGTGCTGAATTTCGGAAAGATCATCGCCAGCGGGCCGCCCGAAGCGATCCGCAGCAATGAACAGGTGATCGAGGCCTACCTGGGCCGGGATGATGAAGAAGACGCGCCGCCGCAACCGGCGGGCGACAGGAGGGCCGTGCAGTGA
- a CDS encoding branched-chain amino acid ABC transporter permease, which translates to MNGFESFWAIYGNLVLSLGTNALLALSIWLTLACGMLAMANAAFMGIGAYTAALLTMNYDAPFSVALAGGMAAPAIVAAIIGLPTIRLSGVYLAMATLGFGEVVRVAVLNTESLTGGALGLNGIPQLTQWWHVLLSVVIVLLVLWRVRVSKMGRAFDAIRGDETAAGLMGINVRANKMLAFILGAVIAGLAGALNAHLTFFIGPGEYGFDRGVEILTMTILGGIGGLPGPLLGSAIITLLPEVLRGFSDFRLVVNGLILVLIVLFLPQGIWDPVRFARWMRKGGKRHA; encoded by the coding sequence ATGAATGGATTTGAGAGTTTCTGGGCCATCTACGGCAATCTGGTTTTGTCGTTGGGGACCAATGCGCTGCTGGCGTTGTCGATCTGGTTGACGCTCGCTTGCGGGATGCTTGCGATGGCCAATGCGGCGTTCATGGGGATCGGGGCGTATACGGCGGCGCTGCTGACCATGAACTACGATGCGCCGTTTTCCGTGGCCCTGGCGGGCGGGATGGCGGCGCCTGCGATTGTGGCGGCGATCATCGGTCTGCCGACGATACGGCTGTCCGGGGTGTACCTGGCCATGGCTACGCTGGGCTTCGGCGAGGTGGTCCGCGTGGCGGTGCTGAACACCGAATCGCTCACAGGCGGCGCGCTGGGCTTGAACGGCATTCCGCAATTGACCCAGTGGTGGCACGTATTGCTGTCGGTCGTCATCGTGCTGTTGGTGCTTTGGCGGGTGCGGGTGTCCAAGATGGGGCGCGCCTTCGACGCCATACGGGGCGACGAGACCGCGGCTGGTCTCATGGGCATCAACGTGCGCGCCAACAAGATGCTGGCCTTTATCCTGGGCGCCGTCATTGCGGGGCTGGCCGGCGCGCTGAACGCGCATCTGACGTTTTTCATCGGGCCGGGCGAATACGGTTTCGATCGCGGTGTGGAGATTCTCACCATGACGATATTGGGCGGCATCGGCGGCCTGCCCGGCCCCTTGCTGGGCAGCGCCATCATTACGTTGCTGCCGGAAGTGCTGCGCGGCTTCAGCGACTTCCGCCTGGTCGTCAACGGCCTGATCCTGGTTCTGATCGTGCTGTTCCTGCCGCAGGGCATTTGGGATCCGGTCCGGTTCGCCCGCTGGATGCGCAAGGGAGGAAAGCGCCATGCTTGA
- a CDS encoding branched-chain amino acid ABC transporter permease, translating into MLEQQFVNALSLGCVYALFALGFTLVFGVLGIINLAHGAVFMVGAYAALSIITRLGVPLWVALILAFIVAGVLGALIDRLVLKPLRRRNAPHLIPMIATIGVGIILNNGIQGIYGASNLRFPAGVVPEGTMVVAGIHVTAIELAIIFLSFALMAVLMLVMRRTQFGRALRAIAESPKAAWLLGINVEQLFLLTSFLAGGLGGVAGLLIGLYSNALYPLMGQPMLHKGIAVIILGGMGDIRGAMLGGLFLGFAEVLSVAYIGSTMRDAVAFGLLFLILLVRPQGLFGKVVQRKA; encoded by the coding sequence ATGCTGGAACAACAATTCGTCAATGCCCTGTCGCTGGGCTGCGTGTATGCCCTCTTTGCCCTGGGCTTCACACTGGTCTTCGGCGTACTGGGCATCATCAATCTGGCGCACGGCGCCGTCTTCATGGTGGGCGCCTACGCGGCGCTGTCCATCATTACCCGGCTGGGCGTTCCGCTATGGGTCGCGTTGATCCTGGCCTTCATCGTGGCGGGCGTCCTCGGGGCGCTGATCGACCGGCTCGTACTCAAGCCGCTGCGTCGACGCAATGCGCCGCACCTGATTCCCATGATCGCGACCATCGGCGTGGGGATCATCCTGAACAACGGCATCCAGGGCATCTACGGCGCGAGCAACCTGCGGTTTCCGGCAGGCGTCGTTCCGGAAGGCACGATGGTCGTGGCGGGCATCCATGTCACCGCCATCGAGCTTGCCATCATCTTCCTGTCCTTCGCGTTGATGGCGGTGCTGATGCTGGTGATGCGCCGCACCCAGTTCGGCCGCGCCCTGCGCGCCATCGCGGAATCGCCGAAGGCGGCATGGCTGCTGGGGATCAATGTCGAGCAATTGTTCCTGCTGACTTCCTTCCTGGCCGGCGGGCTGGGAGGTGTCGCGGGCCTGCTGATCGGGCTCTATTCCAACGCGCTCTATCCGCTGATGGGCCAGCCGATGCTGCACAAGGGCATCGCGGTGATCATCCTGGGCGGCATGGGCGACATCCGCGGCGCGATGCTGGGCGGCCTGTTCCTGGGCTTCGCCGAAGTGCTGTCCGTCGCGTACATCGGATCCACCATGCGCGACGCCGTCGCGTTCGGCTTGCTGTTCCTGATCCTGCTGGTGCGTCCGCAAGGCCTGTTCGGGAAGGTGGTGCAGCGCAAGGCGTGA
- a CDS encoding ABC transporter substrate-binding protein has translation MKIVSNKVLAALVAGAVLPAAHAADIKLGVAEALSGGAAQYGISIRNGFQLAAEEINAAGGINGNKISLVIEDEQGKKEEAINVFKKLIFQDKVLMVFGPTLSNSAQAADPIAQAAKTVAFGTSNTADGITSIGNYIFRNSVTEADVLPATLTTVKNKVGLKNVAVLYGNDDVFTKSGYDNFKKALEDLKIPVTTTETFAKGDVDFKAQLTKIKGTNPDAIVLSALLAEGGPIMVQARQLGLNVPIIGGNGMNSVKIFELAPGSASNNLWIGSPWSIENKTPENTKFIDAYKAKYNVAPDQFSAQAYDAMYIVAQALKKVQLKGDLAADRAAVRDALPDVQWTGATGAFKFRQAKDRAGKPAGYDAEQAPIVSKTENGKYVIEK, from the coding sequence ATGAAGATCGTATCCAATAAGGTGCTGGCCGCCCTGGTGGCCGGCGCGGTACTGCCCGCCGCGCACGCGGCCGACATCAAGCTGGGCGTGGCGGAAGCCCTGTCCGGCGGCGCCGCCCAATATGGCATTTCGATCCGCAACGGCTTTCAGTTGGCGGCTGAGGAGATCAACGCCGCGGGTGGAATCAACGGCAACAAGATCAGCCTGGTCATCGAAGACGAGCAGGGCAAGAAAGAAGAAGCCATCAACGTCTTCAAGAAGCTGATTTTCCAGGACAAGGTCCTGATGGTGTTCGGCCCCACGCTGTCGAACTCGGCGCAGGCCGCCGACCCCATTGCACAGGCCGCCAAGACGGTGGCATTCGGCACCTCCAATACCGCGGATGGCATCACGTCGATCGGCAACTACATCTTCCGCAACTCCGTGACGGAAGCCGACGTGCTGCCCGCCACGCTCACCACCGTGAAGAACAAGGTCGGCCTGAAGAACGTCGCCGTGCTGTACGGCAATGACGACGTCTTTACCAAGAGCGGCTACGACAACTTCAAGAAGGCCCTGGAAGACCTGAAGATTCCGGTCACCACCACGGAAACCTTCGCCAAGGGCGACGTCGATTTCAAGGCGCAGCTGACCAAAATCAAGGGCACCAACCCCGATGCCATCGTGCTGTCGGCGCTGCTGGCCGAAGGCGGCCCCATCATGGTGCAGGCGCGCCAGCTGGGCCTGAACGTCCCGATCATCGGCGGCAACGGCATGAATTCGGTGAAGATCTTCGAACTGGCGCCGGGTTCCGCCTCGAACAACTTGTGGATCGGCAGCCCCTGGTCCATCGAGAACAAGACGCCGGAAAACACCAAGTTCATCGACGCCTACAAGGCCAAGTACAACGTGGCGCCGGACCAGTTCTCGGCGCAGGCGTATGACGCCATGTACATCGTCGCCCAGGCCCTGAAGAAGGTGCAGCTGAAGGGGGATCTGGCTGCCGACCGCGCCGCCGTGCGCGACGCCCTGCCCGACGTGCAATGGACCGGCGCGACCGGTGCGTTCAAGTTCCGCCAGGCCAAGGACCGCGCCGGCAAGCCCGCCGGCTATGACGCCGAACAGGCCCCGATTGTCAGCAAGACCGAAAACGGCAAGTACGTCATAGAGAAGTAA